Below is a window of Cytophaga hutchinsonii ATCC 33406 DNA.
GTAGAAAATGCTTTTTTTTCATTATTCCTGAATCAGATTCAAAATATGGCAGGATGCAATTGCTGCCGTTTCCGTTCGTAAGATAGAATTTCCTAAGGATATTTTCACAAATCCTTTTTCAACAGCCGATCTGACTTCCTGCTGTGTAAAATCACCTTCAGGGCCAATCAATACCAGACAGGATTTGGCTGGTTGTACCAGCTTTAAAATAGTTGATTTAGGAGCTTCATCCAAGCAAGCAATCAATTTATAATCATAGTCTGAAAAGTCTGATTGCAGAAATGCAGTAAAAGAAAGTAATTCGCTGAAATGCGGAAGAAAGGGCTGGCCGCTTTGTTTAATTGCAGCAAAAGCCGTTTTCTCAAGTTTAGCAACCGGCAAATTTTTTCGTTCTGAATGTTCTGTAAGTACAAAGCTGAATGCATCAATGCCAAACTCGGTACATTTCTCTACCAGCCATTCCATGCGATCAATGTTCTTGGTAGGAGCAATGGCAATATGAATGCGTGCGGCAGACCGTTTATTCAATTTTTGTTCTTCAATGATTTTATATCCGCACTTACGATGGTCTGCTTTTGTAATCTGTGCCGAAACAACAATGCCATTACCGTTTGTTACAGTAATGGCATCACCTTCTTTTAATCTTAGAACTTTAACAACATGAACAGATTCCTGTTCATCAAGTATGCATGAATAAACGTCTTTGTTTAAAAACAAATGGCTCATTATTATTGCTTACCGTTCGAAATTTCGATGTTGATTGATTTTCCTTTAATTTTATTGTTTCTCATTCCGTCCATAACCTGATCAACTAAGTCATGTGGAAGTTCCACGAATGAATATTTATCGAAGATATCGATCTGTCCGATCTGAGAACCTTTGATGTTTGCCTCACCGGCAAATGCACCAACGATATCACCAGGAGAGATGCGGTCAATACGTCCAACGTTTACGAATAAACGTGCCATACTTGCATCACTTGTTCTTGGTCTCGGCGTTCTTTCACGTCTTTCACCACCATCACGGTCTCTTGAAGCAGCTGGTCTGTCTCCGAAACGGTCTGAAGAACGGCCATCTCTGCGAGGTCCATCTCTTCTGTCACCACGATCGAAACGACCGCCACGGTCACCTCTGTCGCCGCGATCACGACGATCGCCACGGTCTTCAAATACTCTGCGTTCAGGTTCTGCAAGATCTTTCATTTCTTTAGAAAGCAACGCAATTGCAATCTGATCAGCAGTAATACCTTTTTCTTTATATTCTTCTAATAAATCAGACCAGATTTTAATGTTTGGTTTTTCTAATTCAGTAGTAATACGTGTAGCTAATTTATCTTTTTTATAAGCAACTAATTCCTGACGTGTAGGCGTTTCAGCTTTTTCAATTGTTGCCTTTGTATAACGTTCGATGTCTCTCAATTTATATTTCTCATCACTTGTTACCAATGTGAATGATTTACCTAACTGACCTGCTCTACCTGTTCTGCCGATACGGTGAACGTAGTTTTCAATATCCAATGGAACATCGTAGTTGATAACCGCATCAACACCTGTAACGTCAATACCACGTGCCGCAACATCTGTAGCAACAAGGATATTGGCTAATCCCTTACGGAATTTGCTCATTACTTCTGTTCTGTCGCGTTGTGTTTTATCACCGTGTAAGCTGATCGGATTGTGTCCGTATGCTTTTAATTCATCGGTAACTTCTTCAACTTTTCTTTTTGTATTACAGAAGATCAACATCAACTGAAGATTGTTCAGGTCAATGATTTGTGTAACAATTTCTGTTTTTTGAGAGTTTTTAACTAAGTAATAGAATTGTTCAACCGTGCTGATCGTTAATTCTTTTCTTTCAATTTTAATGATCTCCGGATTATTCTGGAAACGTTTAGCAAGCGCCAGGATAGGAGGAGCAAGCGTTGCAGAAAATAATACAGTCTGACGTTCTTCTGGTAAACGGGTTAAGATTAATTCGATGTCTTCTCTGAAACCCATGTTCAGCATTTCATCCGCTTCATCTAAGATGATCTGAGAAAGGTGAGAAGCATTCAATGTACGTCTGTCCAGGTGATCAATGATACGGCCAGGTGTACCTACAACGATATGCGCACCCGCTTTCAGATCGCGGATTTGTCTTTCAATCGATTCGCCACCGTATACTGCAAGTACACGAAGACCTTTTTTGAATTTAGAAAGTTTTTTTAATTCCGTACATACCTGTAAAGCAAGTTCACGTGTAGGACAAAGAATTAAGGATTGTGTTTGGTTGATAGAAATATCAACATGTTCAATAGCAGGAATACCAAAGGCAGCTGTTTTACCAGTACCCGTTTGTGCCTGACCTGTAAGGTCTTTTCCTGTCATTAAAATTGGAATTGTTTTTTCCTGAATAGGCGTGGCTTCAGAATAGCCAATAGATTCGATAGCCTCCACAACTTCAGGAGACAATCCAAGGTCTTTAAATAACATAGGATGTTTTTAATTTGTTAAATGAATTATTTCGTCGTCTTTTCTAGATTACATAATATATCCGAAAGGTGTAATGAAAAAATACCTTGGGACATCAAAATCTATTAATCTTAGAAACAGATTGACAAGTAGTATAGCCTACCTCGAGACTATGGGTGGTATTTTTTCAGCGGTACGATCTAGCGTACATTTCCTTGTGAATTAAACCCGCTTTTTGGCGAGTACATTACTCAAAAGACATGCAAAGATAAACTAATTAATTGATATAAAGAAATTTCTATAGAAAATTTTCAGGAAGGGCTTATACAGCCTCTCCCTGAATGTACGTTTTACCTTTGTATTTGAGCGCTACGCCAATAAACAGAACCGCTGTTACAAACATAAGCAGCGCGTACATATAGAAGTAGGATTGGTGCTTAAACCGATGAAAGACTACTTTATAGCCTTTAGGCAATTCAGATTTTTTTATGGTTTGAATAGCATGCCAGCCATTATCTTCAAGCGTAAATCGGTTGGAAACAGCATCAACATCGCCAACCAGGTAGGTTCCACCGAGCGGAATTGTATCCATAAGCGAAGTCTTTGAATTCTGCTGAAGAATGAATAAGCCTGTTCCGTCTTCGAATTCTATTTTTTCTCCTTTAACCGGTGTATAATCTTTTATGGATATATATGTTTTTGTGCCAATTTCAACCGTTTTAACTTCTTCATGCAGGTTGTTGTAATTTGAAATAACGGCTACCAATATATTACCAAGTGAAATGGAAAACATGAAAATACCCATTACTGTTGATTTCATTTGATTGGGTGCCTGTGTATAGGAAAACTCCAGTGCTGTAATAGAAACCATCACTTCTGCCATAGTTAAAATTAAATAAGCAAGGAACTGCCACCACACACTTGTTTCAATGCCGCTGGAAATCCGCTTTTCAATGTACGCTGCTACCAGGAAGGCAAGCACACACATAAACATGCCCAGCAAAATCTTGATTAAAGGCTTTAGTGTAATGATTTTGTTAAGCGCCGGATAGATAAAAAACGCAAAAGCTGGTATCAGAACCAGAACCAGGACTGGATTGGCTGCTTGTATCTGAGAAGGCAGAAGCGTAAACTCTACAAGGCCAAACAGATTAATATCTTTATTTAAGAAAGCACTTTTAGATTGATATACCCACGTACTTGCATGCTGATCATAGAGCGCCCAGAAGATTGCAATAAATGCGTATATAAATATGAGTCTGCCGATGGCAGATAAACCTTCTTTACCAAAAACTGTTTTAAAATAGGCTTTACCGAAGGGAGGTACATGAACAAATTTATTTCTGCCAGACCAAAATATAAAAGTAGCAACAAACATTAATATACCGGGTAATCCAAAGGCATAAGCAGGACCGTAATGTTCCAGCAAATAAGGGATCAGCAACGTGCTGAAAAGAGATCCGA
It encodes the following:
- a CDS encoding 16S rRNA (uracil(1498)-N(3))-methyltransferase, coding for MSHLFLNKDVYSCILDEQESVHVVKVLRLKEGDAITVTNGNGIVVSAQITKADHRKCGYKIIEEQKLNKRSAARIHIAIAPTKNIDRMEWLVEKCTEFGIDAFSFVLTEHSERKNLPVAKLEKTAFAAIKQSGQPFLPHFSELLSFTAFLQSDFSDYDYKLIACLDEAPKSTILKLVQPAKSCLVLIGPEGDFTQQEVRSAVEKGFVKISLGNSILRTETAAIASCHILNLIQE
- a CDS encoding DEAD/DEAH box helicase → MLFKDLGLSPEVVEAIESIGYSEATPIQEKTIPILMTGKDLTGQAQTGTGKTAAFGIPAIEHVDISINQTQSLILCPTRELALQVCTELKKLSKFKKGLRVLAVYGGESIERQIRDLKAGAHIVVGTPGRIIDHLDRRTLNASHLSQIILDEADEMLNMGFREDIELILTRLPEERQTVLFSATLAPPILALAKRFQNNPEIIKIERKELTISTVEQFYYLVKNSQKTEIVTQIIDLNNLQLMLIFCNTKRKVEEVTDELKAYGHNPISLHGDKTQRDRTEVMSKFRKGLANILVATDVAARGIDVTGVDAVINYDVPLDIENYVHRIGRTGRAGQLGKSFTLVTSDEKYKLRDIERYTKATIEKAETPTRQELVAYKKDKLATRITTELEKPNIKIWSDLLEEYKEKGITADQIAIALLSKEMKDLAEPERRVFEDRGDRRDRGDRGDRGGRFDRGDRRDGPRRDGRSSDRFGDRPAASRDRDGGERRERTPRPRTSDASMARLFVNVGRIDRISPGDIVGAFAGEANIKGSQIGQIDIFDKYSFVELPHDLVDQVMDGMRNNKIKGKSINIEISNGKQ
- a CDS encoding POT family MFS transporter produces the protein MSNQTIQTPTTNGMPSGIPFIVGNEAAERFSFYGMRAILAVFMTSYLHMTESTATEWAHTFNSAVYFTPILGAFLADIFIGKYRTILYLSVLYCFGHLVLALNESKDGLFWGLTLISIGAGGIKPCVSAHVGDQFGIKNKHLIERVFSIFYFAVNFGSLFSTLLIPYLLEHYGPAYAFGLPGILMFVATFIFWSGRNKFVHVPPFGKAYFKTVFGKEGLSAIGRLIFIYAFIAIFWALYDQHASTWVYQSKSAFLNKDINLFGLVEFTLLPSQIQAANPVLVLVLIPAFAFFIYPALNKIITLKPLIKILLGMFMCVLAFLVAAYIEKRISSGIETSVWWQFLAYLILTMAEVMVSITALEFSYTQAPNQMKSTVMGIFMFSISLGNILVAVISNYNNLHEEVKTVEIGTKTYISIKDYTPVKGEKIEFEDGTGLFILQQNSKTSLMDTIPLGGTYLVGDVDAVSNRFTLEDNGWHAIQTIKKSELPKGYKVVFHRFKHQSYFYMYALLMFVTAVLFIGVALKYKGKTYIQGEAV